A region of the Sander vitreus isolate 19-12246 chromosome 1, sanVit1, whole genome shotgun sequence genome:
TTGCATCTATCTCCATTTCTTGAGTGCAGGTGTCCAACCGATGTGTATGTCTTAAGTGCTTGTGCTTGAAtctgagtattttttttaaattctataACAGGCTAATACTGTGGGGGCTATGCAAGAGCTAACTGGATCGGTAGCTGGATCTGCAACTGTCTTTATTAAAATACTTCATAGTTATTTTAATTTTGAGAATTTTGGATTggtggtctctaaaatgtgacaGAAGGAAAAAATGTTACAGTGCTTTGCAACCATCAAGCGTCAACACTCACATGTGGGTCATTGTGATCAGCGCAGAGCTTGTGCAGGTCCAGCAGTGACTTGTTCACACTCTTCTCAAGCTGCAGGGCACATTCAAGTGCCTCAACTCCACTGCCCCACTCATCCCTCTCTGGCTTCTGAAATACAAAGCAGGTCAGGAAATCAGTGAGACACTTATTAATGAGAGGTAGGAGGCCAACGACCCAACCCAGACAGTGGGAGAGGGGGTTTGCAGTTTAACGGGTCATGTATCAGTAAAAGATAAGCGATGCAGCACACTCACACCCCATGTATCTTTTTGGCCTTATGTTACCCTCCCAACACACGCTATATGATAGCCCAGAACAGAAAATAGCATACCCATTGCTGGAGTTAAACACACATTAAgcaaatttatttattaaaaaaattttaaaaaaaaagtggccaggttggctcagtgggtagagcaggcgcacatatactgagaggtttatgtcTCGACACaggaggtccagggttcaaatccaacctgtgacaacttcctgcatgtcttccccctctctctcctctttctcacctagctgtcctatcaaataaaggcggaaaagcccccaaaaaaaaaaaaaaagtaatcaaatTTAAGCTCATACCTTGATTTCTTTTAGGACGATTCCTCCCCCCCTCTGGTTCTGCAGTTTCATCAGCTTCTCAGCATGTTCGCGCTCCTCGTGTGACTGACTGCGGAAAAACTTGGCAAAGTTGTGCAATGCCTGGTCATCACGGTCAAAGTAGTATGCCTACGAGGAGGAAAGAAGGGAATGTTGAGGTTTTAAAAATGACACTTAATTTCCTTCAGGTGAAGAACCTAAAAATTCCTGAAATGTGGCTGAAACACAAATACCAAGATAATTACACACAGCTAAAACTAGACGTGGATGCAGAGTTCAATACGCTGAAATTacattataaaatacattttccaatAGTAGCTTCCATCTTTTAGAATTCAGCCTAACTGTTAAGCACGGTGTTGCTTCTATTAAATAGGTTACActactaatttttttttttaatgcaaatgtTCACGTGTGTGGGATCAATAGGTGAAAGCTGTGCTTCAAATGAAGCCCATTTTAAGGTCAGGCGATGCACACTCTGCCCTGTCTATTAGTCTCAAAAAGAACTTCAACCTTTGTTTTATTACTCAGCCACACAACATTTATTTACCCTCAGTTTAAAACACATGATATCAAACTGACAAATAAAAGCTCAATCACATGTCTAACTAGCATAACGGCTGCTCTGACAGTGGCTTTTATTCTTAGTGTGCTATACAGTCTAGTTAAAAGGAATTGGAATCACTCATCTATAATAACTGGTATAAACAGTTCCCCTTATGCTGTTCCACCCTGGGTTTTCCCACTCATCTGTGTTCACACTTTCCTCTAAGTATTTATTGGACTCTCACCATAGACAGGTAGACGTAGGAAGCATACAGCTCCAGGTTGATCTGCATGTTGATTGCAGCCTCGCACTCCGGGTGGAAGTTCTGTCTCACCTGGGAACTCATGATTCTGAAACACAGCAAAAAAATCCTTACTAAAACCTTActagacaaacaaacaagactCAAAATTATAAAACTCAAATTTGTCAAATCTGAGGCAGAATCTTGTCACTGAAGTAAAAGCTAAGAATTGCAAGAAAATCATTAACATTACAGTTGGTTTAACCAGCTCTAATATGTTACATTTGCATCAAACATCGCATGAAAGTAGGAATTAGGGATAGCTGGAGAAagcaagaggaagaggaggaggaggtcacGATTATGGCAAGCCGTTTTAACATGTAACCGACTCACACTACAAGCTATCTGTAATTACATGTTAGATATCCAAATGCCCATAATGTAATACATATCCAGTCTAGCTATTACATGTCACTACGACTTGCCATGCACCACTGTAAAAATATACAGTTCCTTTTACAGTTTAGTTTGACAAATCCAGTATAAGAGATTACGCAAAGGGTTGAGAGACAACTGCGCCAAGGCCACGAGATAAACAACCGCACCAGTAACGTTATCGTTACTAAGGTTACCTTACTAGTCGTCGGTGTAGGTTCCTGAGTGACAAACAAATATACGTACGAGAAGACATAAAAGTTAGATATGAACTCTTACCAAATCTTAGCGGCGGGTCTTATTGTAGGGAGGTCGAAAAGCTGTCCGAGTGGCTTGTTAGCAAAACaaacagttaacgttagctagctagcaagatAAACGTGTTCAGAAATACTTAGCTAGCTGATGTTTTAAGGTAATTAAAATTTGATCCGATTGTTATCGATGGTGGTCTGAGTTATCAAAGCGATTTTCAGGTCTTTGAATACAGTTGAAAGGTTGCCGTTCAAGCACTGTTGAAGCAGGTAACCTTCACTGTCCGCTAACAAGAAATCGACTGCGAGTTTCGGCCTGAACCTCGGCTGATAAATAGATGGTATGGACCGTGACGTCACTGCCAGGAAGAGGGAGgggtatgaagaaaaaaaaagaaagaaaaaagaggcttaaggcctgtaaaaaaataagaaaaaaaagacatggaggCTTAAGgcctgtaaaaaaagaagaaaaaaaagacatggaggCTTAAggcctgtaaaaaaaagaagaaaa
Encoded here:
- the fth1a gene encoding ferritin, heavy polypeptide 1a — its product is MSSQVRQNFHPECEAAINMQINLELYASYVYLSMAYYFDRDDQALHNFAKFFRSQSHEEREHAEKLMKLQNQRGGGIVLKEIKKPERDEWGSGVEALECALQLEKSVNKSLLDLHKLCADHNDPHLCDFIETHYLDEQVKSIKELADWVTNLRRMGAPQNGMAEYLFDKHTLGKESS